ttcaaaaatgtAGGCACATGACTGACTTCCCATCCACAAGGAGAGCAGGGGAGTTCAGTGCTGAAGACATTTTACCTTTGGGATCCTGGGCTTGTTCTGCAGCTCTGAACTCTCCTTTTGGGGGGCCAGAGTGTGGATTTGAAGTTCTCACTTCACTGCTGGCGGAAGATGACAATTTGGACTTCAAAAGCTGTTCATCCTcatctttttgctttcattccttGTTATACTCTGTGTTGTTTAGAAGTTTGGAAtgaaaatcctttaaaaaaattatcagaggATAGAAGAGTTCAAATATAAACCTGAAAACACTACAGTATACTGGAAAATGATGATGGCTCTGAGCATTTTAACGAGGAGAAATTGCATCACACTTGCACCTCAGTCCTCTGCACTATTCTGGCTTATCACTGGCATAGTATTTCATGGGTGCTTCATCAGAGCTTTGTAAATTGTGCTTCTATGCTAATTTACTTGGTGTTTTAGAATCCAAGAGGTGATTTGGCTGCACTCCAGCTCTGTTTGATAATAGCTCTTCAAGAGGAAATGCTTAATAGATGCTTGTGAATGAATTAGTTTCCTCtctggatttgtttttccttttcaggtctctcaggcagctgcagaactCCAGCAGTACTGTATGCAAAATGCCTGCAAAGATGCCTTGCTTGTTGGGGTTCCTGCAGGGAGCAATCCCTTCCGAGAACCCCGatcctgtgctctgctctgaaatCAGGTAATAAAGTCATAGATGCCATGACAACCACTCTGATTTGAAACTCAAGCCCTTGGAGGGACAAAGACACATGGTGATAGTTCTTTAAGTGTTGAGTTCTTGCTTGAGTGTTCATCATTTCCCTGTTGGCTCTGCAGactgttttctgggttttttagGTGTGGCAGTTGAAGCATGTCTCTTTTCTACAGCTCTTTCTAGAGTTGTTTTGTTTataagttgttttttctttgttcagggGTTGTGTTTTTGTGTTTGATCAGCAGTAAGGTTATTAGTAGCATCCAAACGAATTAAAATTGTCTAAGACACACAGCTATGTTTGACACAGCCAGACAGTAGACAGTCACATACCCAGCTTGGAGAGGTAAGGCCAAGCTGTGGCAATTTTATATGTTCTGATGACTAGCTCACAGGTTAAGCAAGAATCatgttaaaatacatttttgtctttaatgTCATATTGCAGTTCATTTCGCTGTGTCTGTCCTTAGGCTCTTCCCGTGCTTACTGTTGGTACAGCAGCAAAACCATTGGAAGCAGAAAGGAGCTGAGGCAATCTGTCATCACATCCTTTGTAACATTTTCAGCACAGGGCTAAAGGATGAGCTACTCCCTGAACTCTGCCTTAGTGCTCTGCATTGCCTTTACCTACGTAACACCTATAGAGTAGGTGGGTGGGTGACCGTCCAACATGTACAAATCTTTGGGATCCAGTTCCATGATTCCCAGTCTGGCTTCTCCCATTTGTCACAAAGATTATCAATGAttgcagcaggagaaagaaaggcCATGCATGCTAGTAGCTTTGGGTATAACAACACCATAACTTGTAAAGTCTACGTCTTTTGCTTGACAAACAAATGTGGAAGTAGGATATTCAGAAGGGGTTACTcctccttaaaagaaaaaataaaaatagttcctgctgaagagctgaaaaatctgcagagaggaagaaacaCTGAAGTCTGTTCTTTTGATGAGAGtgctattaaagaaaaaatcaatgttttctCTAAGGGCAGAATTTAAGCTAAAACCTAAAGTACTTGTAAAATCTTCcccttgctgctgccagctgttcCTGAGCTTGCACTTGAGCTTTTGCCTCATCAATAGCATGGCTTTGATTGTTGCTACATAGGTTTAACAAAACAGGATTGAACCTCTTTGGAACCTGAAAGAAAGGGAGCAACTGAACATGAGATGCTCTTCTGGAAAAACTTGTTGAGGGTGAagcaaaagcagattttcttaATTTGGGTGCTACCTGTAATCCTTCATGCAACtaagataaaatttttaatgaCCATTGCATATGTTCTGTTATTTAAGCAGCctttctagtttttctttttttacgggtctgtgtctgtgtgtgtgtctacCTATTCTGAGGTGATCACATCATACAGATAcactacaaaatattttctcaaaagaGCTTGATGATTAATTTATGATTCTTTTAGAAATGCATAGCTCAGCCCAGGATGTCACTTAGTGGTTTTTTGCTGATAAATCAAATATTTAGTTTATTATTCTTGTGTTACCTTAGGATCATAAGAAAATCAGAGCAAAGTaaaaaagccagttaaaaatTTTATGATATTACGAGGATACCAACATCCAgcaaaggaaagtaattttttggtttttctcagTGCAAAGGAGCTTTTCTGTTGTGATTTGTAAGAGAAATGTATCAGCTTAAGAAGATGGCatttaataaacttttttttttcctcttatagGGAAGGTCATTGGAGAATTACCTTCAAGCATGACATGAATAACAACTGCCTTTCCTTCACAAGAAAAGTCTCTGTCTTTTATGTGGCTAAAACAGCATCCTAGATATTTGTCTGTGTGTTCTTGTGTATCCATATTCCACTGTCTTTTAGTAATGTTCTTGAAGTTTTTTAATGTaactctttctcttttcttaacCATCACCACTTTTACTACACTATGCTAACTATACAAATATTACTTGAGAAGTttacattttagaaattaaaaacgTGAATTTTTAACCAAATTACTTACTCTGATCTTGATAAACCATAACACCGGAATAATAGCAAAAACTAttcatggggattttttttttccaaaataaaacaacccaaaaGTGAATATTTAAAGTATAAAGCTAAATGCTTTGACTGCTAGAGTAATGTCCTCAGGggacattttgctttcattagcAAACCTGGAAccaactttatttctttttcaagtgcATCTCAGTGCATAAGTGACACATTTTATTAACTGCTGAACACAGTATGTAGCAGAGGCTTGATTCCTAAAGCATGTTTCTTGCAATACTTCTGATCTGTAAGCCTTCTtctactttgtatttttaacagtACTGCTGTGGTGGAATTTTcttaatgtatttaaaatgttaccAAACAGACACTAAGAATCTGTGAACACCCAAAGATAATTGCATGCATCATTGTCACAGTTTGCAATACACAGAATTTACTAAAATGTGTTTGGTCATTTGCCTTCACTTTTTTTATAGAGCACTTTTACAAGAACAACTTTTTTTagaggtttttaattttgtctaCTTTCTATTGTTTGTATTAATCTGTTAGAAGttgagaaataaaattcctATCCCTCTTGGCTTTGAACTCATTGTGTAATTTGTGTAGCAAAGAGCAGCTATGTAAGGAAAAGGATACTTGGATTTTGCAGTGGGAGGGGAGCTCTTTGCTTTTTTGGGAAGAGAAGGTTGCTACTGGATTTTTAGAAACAGTCTTATTAGtagaaaaatcccatttgtaTCTGTTGACCATATTTGTAAACACTAACAATGTTATCAGGCTCACTTACACATTTTGAAGCTGTAAGGAAGAACTCTGCAATCTGAGTACTTAACATTCATAAACAGTAACTGGAATGGGGCAACAGTGTCCTCCAGGCAGTTCAGTCTTTGTCAAAAGATTTTCGTGGTTGCTGTCCTGCAGAAAGACACCAAAATGAGAGCTGTAATACTGCCAGTATGTATTGTGCCTTTAAATATAGAAGAGAACGTCCTTTCTTCAGAGCTTTTCTTCATTCTGACTTCCTTTCACTGTAGGCTGTTTAAATATGGCAGCTTTTCTGTTAGCACTGGACAGAGTTACAGAAGTCTAGAGAAAACCAAATTACTCTTGCATAGAGGCCATCAGAGGCTTGGTTTGAGGCCAAAATGACAAAGATACTGATGAGTGCATACATCAAAAGCCTTTGGACAGCCAGCTTATGGCTGCTGCCTACTTCCTCCCAGGCAAGCCCTTCATCTTTCTTTTACCTCCTGCAATAAAACCTCCCCTCATCCCTTCACATCTGTTTCTTTCCCCAAAACTCCTGTTGCGTACTCCTTCCGGCTCAGCAATGTCAGTTGGAGCTTGGGTTTTGAAGCAGTTCCTGAGCTGGCATAAGGAGTGGGCGAATCACAGAGTGCAGCAGGGAGCCACCGCTGCTAGACAGCCAGTCAACCACTGCTGTCTCTtggcagccctgcccagctccatcTGGTCTCTTACAGCTGGAGTAGCACTGTGAGCATACTGCAGATCCTGTCTACTTCCGTGTCTTGCACCAGCAAGGGCTAGAAAGACCTGTGCAGCAGTTGTGAGATGGACTGGGAACACTCCATCCAGATGTCCCTCTGAGCATGGTGTTTATTCCTCAGACATGGATCCCAGCCTTTTCAGAGGAGTGTGGTTGCTGCACCTCTTTGCTCTCAGGGCAGTGTGCATCTGAGCTGCTGGGTagaagcagggagaggagtgACAGCAATGCCACCTCTGCCCTCCCAGGGCATGTTCTGTGAGAGAAGTTGAGTGTCAGAACAAGCTCCAAATTAGTTTTGGTTGGCACTAAGGCTCTTTGGTTCCTGTTGGGAATCAGTTTGGTGAAGTGTGCCACTGCTGGTTATTTTGTGTTGGCTGGGTGAAGTGGCTGCATCTTagcagctcagcttttgcaGGTCTCCTTTCCTTGCCATAACCAAAGAACCTGACAAACAAGCATGGGCAGCTGACTgcttctgcaggcaggagaacCTCTTGTCTCTTACCTACCCCAGTCTACAGGGCCATGTCTTTTCTACAGCTGCAGGTGTACCTGAGTTTGCACTCCTTTGCTGAACTGAACCCTGTGATGGCCTAGACCAGGGCAAACATCACATTTCACCACCTCTGCTCCAACAGGTATGATCTGCAGTGAGGTGGACAACTGTGGGCAGCATCTTAGCTTCCTTTACCAAAGACTATCCAAGAGGGCTATCTGCTGCGCAGAGGCATCTGATGGCAGCAGGTCATACAGGATGTCCAGGATGTAAAGAAGATTGAGTGCACACATTTGTATGCTCAGTGCCTTACATGAGCCATAAGACCCCCTTTTCTCACTGTCTTCTCTCCCAGTTGATCAGGAAGGCTCTTCTCCATCtacagctgcctcctgcctggTCACTAAAAGGCTTACAAACATGTTCCAGGTATGGAGCATCCCTACCTGCTGATGTAAGACTGGAGATTAGATTTTGTACTACATCTTTTTGACTAAGAATTAGTTGCTTCCTAATTCATAGTTATAGGTCATttggcagggcaggcagggggatGTGCATCAGTGTAGTTCATTAGTAATTTTACTGCACATTAAACAGAcaaaaggagggggaagaatGTAATGTTTTATAAATTTGTCAATGTGTCCATATCTGTGAGAGACTGATATTTGTCATAAACAATTACAGTAAAAAGGAACTGGTCATTTCAAGcccttttccttattttccactTCATTGCCAGTAATTTAACTGTACACTGACATTTTTTCTACCTAATGGAAACTTAACACAGACAGCACTtgaattgttttatttaatgtagACAACATGTCTTCGTTTTCAAAGTTATCTATAGATTATCTATGCTACACTTTCACAACTGTTCATATGAAAGTTCTTGTGTCAGCCTTTGCCTGTGGAAGAGGAGGACATAAATACATAGCTTGGCACTGGCAGCTATAATTTTCTCAAACTTTGGTCATCTGTGACTGAGACTTTGTAcagctgtgctttaaaaaaaacagattcCTGGTTCTGGATGTTTGGGAGGTAGTTTTGACAACATAACCCATGatgcaaaagaaggaaaatggctAGGTCAGGTGACCACAAAAATGGGCCATAGATAGTATAAGCAAATcgcaatttttatttcagactcTTATTCTAGGAAACAGTGGCTTGTTTGCAATTTTACTAGAAATCTTTTTATGTTATCACTTGTGAAAGGTATTTTCTAAAATCTTGCAAACAATTGCGGTACAAATAATTCTGGGATATTACTCTGAACTAAAACTGCAGTTAGTGCTGCCATCATAGCTTTTAAGAATTTAGTTAAAAATCAGCACTCTGTTGTCTCTGAGAGACCAAATCTTTCTCCCGTAAGTGCTAGTTTCATTTACCCAAATAGTGAACATGTGCGTAATGAAGGCTTAATGTCAAATAAGTATTTAAGTACAAGCACAAGCCTCAAACttggtggtttttcttttattgctttccttccccccccccccccatttctGTTACTGcatcaaatttaaaaagattTGTGAGTTTGAAACCTGAATCATTTCAGCTGAAGGCCGCTGAGCAGAGACAttctggagctggctggcatgCCTGTGCAAACCGTTTAtgcattcctgcagcagaaTGGAGTTACTGTCTACCATTGCTGCCACATATACTTCCAGTTTTGTTGCCAAATCTTTTGATGGAAAGTGAGGGTTTGGGTACTGTTCTATCCTGCTCTTTGGATTACAATTGggatagctttttttttaaaattcaaactttTACCCCTTCTAGTTGTACCCTGTAATATCTGGATCTGCCTCCCAGATGACTCCCATCCCCCTACTTGCCAATGCACTGCAGAAGGCTGAAAAATATGGACGCCAACAAATGGCCTCCACCAGGTTATGCAAAGAGTGAGGGTCACAGCCTAGCTCCCTGAATCAAATCCATGAGAACGCTAAATTTCAACACAATTTTGCACAATGTCCATAAAACAAGGAGCTTTCTCCTAGATTGGTTGATTAAAAGGAGCTCAGGAACTTACCACACGGTTCCTAAAGGAGATGTCAGAAGAAGAGAAGTGGAACAGAGCCCAAGGGACAGCTACAAAGGACCACAGCCATAACTGCAAGAAATCTCTAAGACTTCTGAGAAGCCTTGAGATTCTGGCAGATCTAGCCCATCTTTACATTGGAAAAGCGGCATGCTCAGGCAGCAAACACAGGTGCTTTTGGAAATTTCAGTGAGCCTCAgcatctgtttttttccttttttttttatgtaaagaGCGATACAGTACCTCTGTATCACCCATGACAacaaacagagaagcagaaattatCCAGCTTCAAGAAACTAGTTTGTTTattaacatttgaaaaacatATAGAAGAATCCTGAGCTAGCAAGAATTTCCAAATCCTAATTTCTTTCTAGAAACTAACAACAACaatactttatttattttcctttaaggatgtcaagaattaaaaaaaaaaaagtatgtaatATGCAAATGCGCATTCCATTCAAAAGAATTTAAGACGTGTTTGTCCATCTCTTCTTCCAGGGACTCTTTCATATGTCAATCTCCTTTTTTTGAACTCCTGTACTTCTGAAAATCCTGAATGtgaaaaagaagtggaaaaaagaaaaaccatgaTTAACTATATATACAACCTGTATGTAGACTTAACTGTGTGTTTCTCAGAAGCACTAACAGACTTTATCTTTGACTGGTATGTTCCCTAAGAAAAGTACCAACtgtcataaaataaaatgtgtacaGATTAATATTTGCTACTTCTTACTGCTACTGACCTGTTTTATGCATATTGTCCTGTAATAGGAATACAGGACCTTatacaaaaattaataaatcaaCCTACACTATCCTTAACCACaatgtttcagaaaatatttactgtttatttttatttcattaatacTACACTTAGAACTATTCTATAATTGTTGaaatttagttatttttaaccAGACATGGTCATGTTTCTAAGTTGTTCAAAAAAGCTACTTACATTCATACTTACATAAGATTCAAGTGCTTTTACAATAAAGTATTTGAGAAATTGCTTATTCAAAACAAGTTACTGTAAGGAAATTATAAATACTATTatattaatctttaaaaaaagtgttgtCAGAAAACTCTAACACCGACCTAAGGATTTGATCTGCTCCAGTGGAAATACTGGCTTGGTGTGGTGTCATGAATTATCTGTGGTTTAATGAGAGCTTGATCTGAAGCCTGAAGAAATCCCTGGGGTTTGTTCCCAGTGTGTCTTTTTAACTTGACTTGCTAcacatttcttaaatttttgCTCTCAGAGGCTTTCACTGTATTAAGGtgaagttggggtttttttggtcagttgggttttttttttcatttggtagGTTggtttttgaattttttattttttggaggGGATGTTGCATTAGCACGCAAAACTATTTCATATACTTATTTTTCCCCTGGCTAGTGAATTATAAAGTAGAATAAGCCTGTTCTTCCAAAATCTAAACCAAAAAtcacttttccttgttttgattTGATTCACATTCAAGTATACTTTTGTCCTACTGGGCAAGAATATTACAGAAAACTTATCAGCTGGAGATCACAGTGTTTTCAGAACACTAAAATGTGGTACCAGGAGAATCTGCCCTGATCTCTACTGAAATATATTGTATGTAGAATTTTATGCTATCAGTGCTAGTTACAGGTTACTGAAATATCTGTTACCTACTCAGCAATACTGCAGGTCTCAATTTTTATTCTGAGAAGCAAAAGGTCTGTTCAGAGTTTCTGTATGAACATTTAAATTTACATAgcctgaaaattaaaagaagttTACCATATCCAATTAACTTTTCTCTCTTTACCTCTGTAATTACCCAAAGAAGTCCATGAAAGAGTAATTTAAATTAGTTACTTTGGTTTTCATGAATGGGTCTGATTTAATTAGTGAAAGCATTTTAATGCTGTGCTGACCTTGTACCACTGAGAGATTTAATGATGGGCAGCAGCAGACAAATCATAAATGAAGTAACCTGTACTAGGCATTAGgcactttttttaaacaaacttaaacttggatttttaaaaaaaatgtggcaTCTCACCTACAGGgaaatagaataatttaaaaaaatactacaaTAAATGATATGGCAATACAGTCTGACAGGGACTTTCTTAGTTGCAAGACTCCATGGATACATACTATGGCTTATTAAAAAAGGTTTCAAGCTAACTATATTTGATGGAGTAAACCAGGGATaagaaaatcacaaaaaaagagaagcctAATATTTTGTGTAAGGACTGTACGCAGTTTCAGGGTAAACAACGTTTGAAGTACATATTATACCATCTCTGAAAATATAAGCTTTGGAATGATTTCAAGTGGAGAGTTTAGCCCTGGAGATACTagctaaaaaaatattccaagaataagaaaatacatgaaagaaaCTTAGAAAATTTTACTCCATTAGTGCCCACAGCAAAACACAGCCATTAGTAGAATCTGAATTTCACTTTCAGGATTTGCTGAATCTCCTCTTTGTCCTATAGAGAAAATACAGTCTTTTGTTCAACCTTGTCCAAATCTATGTTTACAAAATAATCTTTCCCATAACTTTTAAATGCATTCTGGCATGCTCATTATCTATATTTTAGGCTCTGTcaaagagaaaggaagctgAATCTTACACTATTGAAAAActatatttttcaatatttaccAGGGAAAAATAATGGCAGTAACACAATTCTAGATCGTTTGGTttagcactttttaaaaatatattttttatgttcaaaacaaaacctgttaGGAAGCTTTTGTCACAGAAGAAATACATATGCAATTGCTGGGTTGAATTTGATTTAAcaactatttaaataaaatacaaaatacagtcTTACAGATACTCCTTGCAACTTTGCAGTTGAGtaacaaaagtaatttcagtaAAATCTGCTTACTTTGGACCTacctgttttaattttttcttttgtccatAAGAATggagaattttgttttctctttcctttagATGCTCCAcctatttgtttaaaattcagattttgaaGCTCATCCATATCATCAAagaaatcagagagaaaatcatcATGACCAAATGAATTACGTGGGCTTGTGGATGATGAGTTCCACATGGGCTGGTCAATCTGAATTTCTGGGCTTTTAAATGTTGCATCTCTAAATTCTTCTAGAAAACTCTTAGAGCTCTCCTGAGGTGCACAGTCACTGAAAGTTGCAAAGAAATCCTCTTTTTCAGAGTCTTTGGAAGAATGACCAGAGCTATCATGCATCCTGAAAGGCTGTCTTTGAACATGGAGAGAATTTTTAACATCTAGATGAGCAAAATCTTCACAGTCCTTTGATACAGCAAAGAAATCTGGCTTCCTCCTTGTAATTATATCTGATGAGCATGCCTTCTTTTGCATACAGCTTGGAAGAtcagactttaaaaaacccTTATGATGATTCAGTGGAGGAATTAGGGCTTCAGAATTCATATGAGATGTTCCTGGTAGAGAAAAATTTGAACCATTTTGTTTGGAGAATGAAAGacaagtttattttttacattttacagaaaaacaagatgTCATTGAGCATTTTGATTGCAGTCTGTCTCATCAGAATAACTGACCTTACCATGATGAGAAGAGAAAGATTCTAATACATTCAGATTTTTTACTTGGTTTCAAAGGAGACACATTTCCCTAGTAATTCAAGGTATTACCTGTGCTGTTTTGTGCCTTATCAAGCAGCTCTAAAATCTGACAGTTTTGTTTATTATCAAGATACAATGCGTTGAAGTTATTCAGGCTTTCTGGGTGTGATGCACCTTTCACTGTTTTTTCTAGGTGAGAAGCAGCATTTAGGCTGTATGAAGATATCATGTCACTGAAATGCTGaagcaataaagaaaatatgtcAGGAATGTTTATGGTGCATATCTGTACATACCACTGTCacacataaaaaattaaaccagttgTTAAGATTCT
This sequence is a window from Corvus moneduloides isolate bCorMon1 chromosome Z, bCorMon1.pri, whole genome shotgun sequence. Protein-coding genes within it:
- the GNG10 gene encoding guanine nucleotide-binding protein G(I)/G(S)/G(O) subunit gamma-10, which encodes MSSGGSLSTMQRLVEQLKLEAAVERIKVSQAAAELQQYCMQNACKDALLVGVPAGSNPFREPRSCALL